A single region of the Bdellovibrio sp. GT3 genome encodes:
- a CDS encoding 5-formyltetrahydrofolate cyclo-ligase — protein sequence MPSWSSKQECRSFYKSLCAQEFAQGLVQNQQQLNVFLQDFMSKQNGCWGAYRSLSQEVSVDQVFKIEHIDWVFPRIKGTELEFCFASGFSQGAFGVLEPDPNSAIIDLKGIHGLLIPGLVFNKNGNRLGKGKGFYDKTLAHFKGVKVGVCFDFQISEQTLPMEAHDEKMDYILTESGLIVCQQFEVH from the coding sequence ATGCCCTCTTGGAGCTCTAAACAGGAATGTCGTTCCTTTTATAAATCTCTTTGCGCCCAAGAGTTTGCGCAAGGTCTTGTTCAAAACCAGCAGCAGTTGAATGTATTTCTGCAGGACTTTATGTCCAAGCAGAACGGATGTTGGGGGGCTTATCGCTCTCTTTCTCAAGAAGTCAGTGTGGATCAGGTCTTCAAGATCGAACACATTGATTGGGTGTTCCCCCGTATCAAGGGCACCGAGCTTGAGTTTTGTTTTGCATCAGGTTTTAGCCAAGGCGCATTTGGCGTTTTGGAGCCTGATCCCAACTCCGCTATCATTGATCTTAAAGGCATTCACGGCCTGCTGATTCCCGGATTAGTTTTTAATAAGAATGGCAACCGCCTTGGCAAGGGTAAGGGATTTTATGACAAAACCCTCGCTCATTTTAAAGGAGTCAAGGTGGGGGTTTGTTTTGATTTTCAAATTTCAGAACAGACGCTACCGATGGAAGCCCATGACGAGAAGATGGATTACATCCTCACAGAGTCGGGTTTGATCGTTTGCCAGCAGTTTGAAGTTCATTAG
- a CDS encoding HesB/IscA family protein — protein sequence MINISPEAANKLAALKKDEGKVDAAFLRVEVKKGGCSGLSYKMDFDTTPRDGDKFFEAHGQKIAVDSNSMLYILGMTLDYSGGLNGKGFVFNNPNATKHCGCGSSFNV from the coding sequence ATGATTAACATTTCCCCAGAAGCTGCCAACAAACTTGCTGCGCTAAAAAAAGACGAAGGCAAAGTGGACGCTGCATTCCTGCGTGTGGAAGTGAAAAAAGGTGGCTGTTCAGGTCTGTCCTACAAAATGGATTTCGACACGACTCCACGTGATGGTGATAAATTTTTCGAAGCCCATGGTCAAAAAATTGCCGTGGATTCCAATTCTATGTTGTACATCCTGGGTATGACTTTGGATTACTCGGGTGGCTTGAATGGCAAAGGGTTTGTTTTTAACAATCCGAATGCTACGAAACACTGCGGCTGTGGCTCGAGTTTCAACGTTTAA
- a CDS encoding 2Fe-2S iron-sulfur cluster-binding protein, which translates to MKIKFLPQNIEVEATPDKSLLQIATENQLEIRSICKGVPSCAECRVRIKEGDSNVLPPGKAELSLIGTSYFIDGRRLSCQVRCFGDVTVDLTEQVERAENQTKKIRGFRTNKQMESKAVNDTMLLDAKVDESASAVVSAGSESVGETVQAPGERPPQQQRQQNQQKQKQQQNQNQNRQKQGGQQKQQQQAKQQQGQNQQRQQQKPKGGGGQNQNRQHNQPKQNQNQNQQQAKAQNPNQGQPRQQNPQQNQNKPKQ; encoded by the coding sequence ATGAAAATAAAATTTCTTCCGCAAAACATTGAGGTTGAAGCAACTCCGGATAAATCGCTATTGCAAATCGCCACGGAAAATCAGCTTGAGATCCGTTCAATTTGCAAGGGTGTTCCAAGTTGTGCTGAATGCCGCGTGCGCATTAAGGAAGGGGACAGCAATGTCCTGCCTCCAGGCAAAGCGGAGTTGAGTCTCATTGGTACAAGTTACTTTATTGATGGCCGTCGTTTAAGCTGTCAGGTGCGTTGCTTCGGTGATGTGACTGTGGATCTGACTGAGCAAGTGGAACGCGCGGAAAATCAAACTAAGAAAATCAGAGGCTTCCGTACTAACAAGCAAATGGAATCCAAAGCTGTGAACGATACCATGCTTCTGGATGCGAAGGTTGATGAATCGGCCTCCGCAGTCGTAAGTGCTGGATCTGAATCTGTGGGTGAGACGGTACAAGCTCCGGGGGAACGTCCACCTCAGCAGCAACGTCAGCAGAATCAGCAAAAGCAAAAACAGCAACAAAATCAGAATCAAAACCGTCAAAAACAGGGCGGTCAGCAGAAGCAGCAACAGCAGGCTAAGCAGCAACAAGGTCAGAACCAACAAAGACAGCAGCAAAAGCCAAAAGGTGGTGGCGGACAAAATCAAAATCGCCAGCACAATCAGCCAAAGCAGAATCAGAACCAAAATCAGCAGCAGGCCAAGGCGCAGAATCCAAATCAAGGACAGCCACGCCAACAAAACCCGCAGCAAAATCAAAACAAGCCCAAGCAATAG
- the tyrS gene encoding tyrosine--tRNA ligase produces the protein MSFLDPKEQLERIKFGVAEFINDEEMLKKLKRSKETGTPLRIKLGADPTRPDIHIGHTVVINKLKTFQDLGHHVIFLIGDFTATIGDPTGKSTTRPVLSREEIEENGRTYAKQIFKILDPNKTEIVYNSSWIGKMTPGEFIKMAAQYTVAQMLERDDFTKRYRAGTPIAIHEFLYPLTQGYDSVALKADVELGGTDQKFNLLVGRAMQSAYGQEPQCILTMPILEGIDGVNKMSKSLDNYISVVDTPKDMFGKTMKISDDLMYRWYELLTDITAGELAQLRQDVADKKKHPRTVKVELAKFIIKRFHSAEAAQAAEDEFNRIFVDKGLPDDIPTVEIENVFIPADGLGVAQLLVKLGFAASNSEGGRMVQGGAVQIDGKKIADAKMKLSVADIDGKVVKGSKTKFAKVKLV, from the coding sequence ATGAGCTTTTTAGATCCTAAAGAACAGTTAGAAAGAATTAAATTCGGCGTTGCTGAGTTTATTAACGACGAGGAGATGCTTAAGAAATTAAAGCGCTCCAAGGAAACAGGGACTCCGCTTCGTATTAAGCTGGGAGCAGACCCGACTCGTCCTGATATTCATATCGGACACACCGTAGTCATCAATAAATTAAAGACGTTCCAGGATCTGGGTCACCATGTGATCTTTTTGATCGGGGATTTCACCGCAACTATCGGTGATCCAACTGGTAAGAGCACGACTCGTCCGGTCCTTTCCCGTGAAGAGATCGAGGAAAACGGTCGCACTTACGCCAAACAAATTTTTAAAATCCTGGATCCGAACAAAACCGAGATCGTCTACAACTCCTCATGGATTGGTAAAATGACTCCGGGTGAGTTCATCAAGATGGCGGCACAATATACTGTGGCGCAAATGCTTGAGCGTGATGATTTCACGAAGCGTTATCGTGCAGGAACGCCGATTGCGATTCATGAGTTCCTATATCCATTGACTCAGGGTTATGACTCTGTGGCTTTGAAGGCGGACGTTGAGTTGGGTGGAACGGATCAGAAGTTTAACCTTCTGGTTGGACGTGCCATGCAGTCGGCATATGGTCAGGAACCGCAGTGTATTTTGACGATGCCGATTCTGGAAGGTATCGATGGCGTTAATAAAATGTCCAAATCTTTGGACAATTATATTTCCGTTGTTGATACACCCAAAGATATGTTCGGTAAGACTATGAAGATCTCGGATGATCTGATGTATCGTTGGTACGAATTACTGACGGACATCACAGCCGGTGAGTTGGCGCAATTAAGACAGGACGTAGCGGATAAAAAGAAACATCCACGTACTGTGAAAGTTGAGCTGGCGAAATTCATCATTAAACGATTCCACTCGGCTGAGGCTGCTCAGGCAGCTGAAGATGAGTTCAATCGTATTTTCGTCGACAAAGGTTTGCCTGACGATATTCCAACCGTAGAAATTGAGAACGTATTTATCCCGGCTGATGGCTTGGGCGTGGCTCAGTTGTTGGTAAAACTTGGCTTTGCGGCTTCAAATAGTGAAGGCGGTCGCATGGTTCAGGGTGGTGCCGTGCAAATTGATGGCAAGAAGATTGCGGATGCTAAAATGAAGTTGTCCGTAGCCGATATCGACGGAAAGGTCGTTAAAGGCAGTAAAACCAAATTCGCGAAAGTGAAACTGGTATGA
- a CDS encoding cysteine desulfurase family protein, which yields MEITTHISTTAQTASDKGLYLDYNATTPVDPQVYAAMEPYFKEYFGNPASVAHHWGWTAENAVQKARMQVASLIGAKSSEITFTASATESNNWVIFGLLSKLREENPNQPIHFITSCLEHSSVLKAMQAVEKQGVEVDFLPVNKFGQVEIETLRQALKPHTKLISLIWVNNEVGSINPISEIAKLVKEKQILLHTDATQAIGKIPVNVTDMGIDLMSFSAHKFYGPKGSAALFIRGKDPKVQINPLIYGGGQEKGLRSGTLNVPAIVGLGAAAEICKMNLESEAARMTSLRNLFWQKLQAAIPGIRLNGHATERSPINLNVTLPGIKIESLAAKIQKLGVSMGSACSSGSVSISHVLKGIGVTPEEASCTLRLSLGRWTNEDDIQRAVDILRGAIPTENV from the coding sequence ATGGAAATCACTACTCATATCAGTACGACCGCACAAACAGCGTCCGACAAGGGACTCTATTTGGATTACAATGCAACGACCCCTGTAGACCCGCAAGTTTATGCAGCCATGGAGCCTTACTTTAAAGAGTACTTTGGCAATCCCGCAAGCGTTGCGCACCACTGGGGCTGGACAGCGGAAAATGCTGTGCAAAAAGCACGTATGCAAGTGGCATCATTGATTGGTGCAAAATCCTCTGAGATCACTTTCACTGCGAGCGCCACTGAATCCAACAACTGGGTGATTTTCGGTTTGTTGTCAAAACTGCGCGAAGAAAATCCAAATCAACCTATCCACTTCATCACGTCCTGCCTTGAACACAGTTCTGTTCTTAAAGCGATGCAAGCCGTGGAAAAGCAAGGTGTTGAAGTTGATTTCCTGCCGGTGAATAAATTTGGTCAGGTGGAAATCGAAACTTTGCGCCAGGCTTTAAAGCCACATACCAAATTGATCAGCTTGATCTGGGTCAACAATGAGGTTGGCAGCATCAATCCAATTTCAGAAATTGCAAAACTGGTAAAAGAAAAACAAATTCTTCTTCACACTGACGCCACCCAAGCTATCGGCAAAATTCCAGTGAACGTAACTGACATGGGCATTGATCTGATGTCTTTTTCAGCCCACAAATTCTATGGGCCGAAAGGTTCCGCTGCGCTATTTATCCGTGGCAAAGATCCTAAAGTACAAATCAATCCTTTGATTTACGGCGGTGGTCAGGAGAAGGGTCTGCGTTCTGGAACTCTGAATGTTCCAGCTATCGTGGGCTTGGGAGCTGCAGCTGAGATCTGCAAAATGAATCTGGAATCCGAAGCGGCGCGCATGACTTCACTAAGAAATTTGTTCTGGCAGAAACTGCAAGCGGCTATTCCTGGCATTCGCTTGAATGGTCACGCGACAGAACGTTCCCCGATCAATTTGAATGTAACTTTGCCGGGTATCAAAATCGAATCCTTGGCTGCTAAAATTCAAAAACTGGGTGTGAGCATGGGGTCTGCCTGTAGCTCTGGTTCTGTGAGCATCAGTCACGTGTTAAAAGGAATTGGCGTTACTCCGGAAGAAGCGTCCTGTACTTTGCGCCTGAGCCTGGGCCGCTGGACGAATGAAGACGATATTCAGCGTGCTGTCGACATCCTTCGCGGCGCCATCCCAACTGAAAATGTATAA
- a CDS encoding cell division protein ZapA, which produces MTAEKKNFNFLIAGVPYKLRSSHDDATVQELVDFVNNKMNQAMAVTKNGSFQNAAVLTAMNVAEELILLKRKAQRELDKLEEKTMQLSLELENSKNNKVLNN; this is translated from the coding sequence GTGACTGCTGAGAAAAAGAACTTCAATTTCCTCATTGCAGGAGTCCCGTATAAACTTAGATCCTCTCATGACGATGCCACAGTTCAGGAACTCGTCGACTTTGTTAATAACAAAATGAATCAAGCTATGGCCGTTACTAAAAACGGTTCTTTCCAAAATGCCGCTGTGTTGACAGCAATGAATGTCGCGGAAGAACTCATCCTTTTGAAAAGAAAAGCGCAGCGTGAACTCGATAAGCTCGAGGAAAAAACGATGCAGCTTTCTTTGGAACTCGAAAACTCCAAGAACAACAAGGTTTTGAACAACTAA
- the rny gene encoding ribonuclease Y, translated as MEILITAIICLILGGVAVFMVKRIQDNNSKKSARIEAERIVNKAKSEAAKLKKDAETRSKDFEGRARKNVEADIHKQNSTLKNKESQLDRRLKEIEQQFKQKMEENERYLNTLKDREEKIAISENRVKELEKKGESQIGDLKLKLESVAGMSQDEAKRQLLSAIEDEAKVEASKKITQIEEQAQKESEVKAKRILATALSRFASEFTSERTVSVLALPNDEMKGKIIGREGRNIRTLEAHCGVDLIVDDTPEAVVISGFDPVRRELARRTIEKLMEDGRVHPARIEEVVEKQRNELMKSIKEEGERHVMELGIANMHPELIKIIGGLKYRNYQGQNALNQSLEVANIAGLLAGELGVSVKLARRAGLLHNIGKAIDHTAEGSYALVGAEAAKKYNESEDVCHAIRSHDEEEKPHSILAWIVHAAYILSSARPGARRPQMDSFIHRLEDLESIGNSFDGVLKTLALQAGKDVRVLVESAKVTDDQAVMLSRDIARKIEREVPQAGQIKVTVVRETRSVEHAR; from the coding sequence ATGGAAATTTTAATCACAGCCATTATCTGTTTAATTTTGGGCGGTGTCGCTGTTTTCATGGTGAAGCGTATCCAGGACAACAACAGCAAAAAGTCTGCACGCATTGAAGCCGAGCGTATTGTTAATAAGGCTAAATCCGAAGCAGCAAAACTTAAAAAAGATGCTGAAACTCGTTCTAAGGATTTTGAAGGTCGCGCCCGCAAAAACGTGGAAGCTGACATTCATAAGCAAAACTCCACTTTGAAAAACAAAGAGTCTCAGTTGGATCGCCGCTTGAAAGAGATCGAGCAGCAGTTCAAACAAAAGATGGAAGAAAACGAGCGTTACTTGAACACGCTGAAAGACCGCGAGGAAAAAATCGCGATCTCTGAAAACCGTGTGAAAGAGCTTGAGAAAAAAGGCGAATCACAAATTGGTGATTTGAAGCTTAAATTGGAATCTGTGGCCGGTATGTCGCAAGACGAAGCAAAACGTCAGTTGCTATCTGCGATCGAGGACGAAGCAAAAGTCGAAGCTTCCAAAAAAATCACGCAAATCGAAGAACAAGCTCAAAAAGAATCAGAAGTTAAAGCAAAGCGCATCTTGGCGACAGCATTGTCTCGTTTCGCGTCTGAGTTCACTTCTGAAAGAACTGTCAGCGTTTTGGCACTTCCGAACGACGAGATGAAAGGTAAAATCATCGGTCGTGAGGGTCGTAACATCAGAACACTGGAAGCTCATTGCGGCGTTGACTTGATCGTGGATGACACTCCGGAAGCGGTGGTGATCTCTGGCTTCGATCCGGTTCGTCGTGAACTGGCTCGTCGTACTATCGAGAAATTGATGGAAGACGGTCGTGTGCATCCTGCGCGCATCGAAGAAGTGGTAGAGAAACAACGTAATGAACTTATGAAATCCATCAAAGAAGAAGGCGAACGCCACGTGATGGAATTGGGTATTGCAAACATGCACCCTGAGTTGATCAAAATCATCGGTGGCTTGAAATACCGTAACTATCAGGGGCAAAATGCCTTGAACCAATCCCTTGAAGTGGCGAACATTGCCGGTCTTCTTGCGGGTGAGTTGGGCGTGAGCGTGAAATTGGCTCGTCGTGCGGGCCTTCTTCACAATATCGGTAAAGCGATCGACCACACAGCTGAAGGCAGCTATGCGTTGGTGGGTGCTGAAGCCGCTAAAAAATACAATGAATCTGAAGATGTCTGCCACGCGATCCGTTCCCATGATGAAGAGGAAAAACCTCATTCCATCCTGGCTTGGATTGTTCATGCCGCTTACATCCTGTCCAGTGCTCGTCCAGGCGCTCGTCGTCCACAAATGGATTCCTTCATCCACCGTTTGGAAGATCTTGAGTCCATCGGTAACAGCTTCGACGGCGTTTTGAAAACATTGGCACTTCAGGCAGGTAAGGACGTTCGCGTTCTGGTTGAATCTGCAAAAGTGACAGATGATCAAGCAGTGATGCTTTCTCGTGATATCGCTCGTAAGATCGAACGTGAAGTTCCTCAAGCTGGCCAGATTAAAGTCACTGTGGTTCGTGAGACTCGCAGTGTGGAGCATGCACGCTAA
- a CDS encoding response regulator, translating to MKHLTALIVDNSSSFANLATAALIEIGLEPAGIFTTKRYLGAQEFLAEKKPSILITEFMVDSKFGLELVAMHTANSADNISIIMTHNNSSSAIAEAAEELVDDYIVKPVQAGALADRLKSLIDRKLNPTEYIKHIRAGKQALFDGHLADAHHKFTTALRHQKKPTLAHYYLGYTKFKATEYQFANDEYFKGLQYQPLHYRCLTGKFDSYFEQKDYGNAYTVANTIIDNYPIGPKRLGHLFIAAVFSGKLEQVPHFFKLFAQLDHKTAELRHVFSAALFTAGRSNLNNGALHKAVECFELGVQVVGADPEYISKIVKTLLRGDMQTITQAARFIQQFPSAKVGSKEHENLHFLFNCKTQQLTKVIDQGRKMAAANRMDSESYEAFISILVKENKIVLAEDIASKYQSAFPEKHKERKPETI from the coding sequence ATGAAACACCTCACAGCTTTAATCGTCGACAACTCCTCTTCCTTTGCCAATCTGGCAACGGCGGCTTTGATCGAAATCGGACTTGAACCAGCTGGCATTTTCACTACCAAAAGATACCTTGGTGCCCAGGAATTCCTTGCTGAAAAAAAACCCAGCATTTTGATCACAGAATTTATGGTGGATTCAAAATTCGGTCTTGAGCTGGTTGCCATGCACACGGCCAACAGTGCTGACAATATTTCCATCATCATGACTCACAACAACTCCTCATCAGCCATTGCCGAAGCAGCCGAAGAGCTGGTGGATGATTACATCGTGAAACCTGTCCAGGCAGGTGCTCTGGCCGACCGACTGAAATCGTTGATTGACCGCAAATTGAATCCGACGGAATACATCAAACACATTCGCGCTGGCAAACAGGCGCTGTTCGATGGACATTTGGCTGATGCGCATCACAAGTTCACGACGGCATTAAGGCATCAAAAGAAACCCACTCTGGCGCATTATTATTTGGGCTATACCAAATTCAAAGCAACAGAATACCAGTTCGCCAATGATGAGTACTTCAAGGGTCTGCAGTATCAGCCCCTTCACTATCGCTGCCTGACAGGAAAATTTGATTCTTATTTTGAACAGAAAGATTATGGAAACGCCTATACGGTGGCGAATACCATCATCGACAACTACCCGATCGGTCCAAAGCGCCTGGGGCATCTTTTTATTGCCGCCGTATTCTCTGGCAAGCTCGAGCAAGTTCCGCACTTCTTTAAACTGTTCGCCCAACTGGATCACAAAACGGCAGAACTTCGTCATGTTTTTTCAGCGGCACTATTCACCGCAGGTCGTTCCAACTTGAATAACGGCGCCCTTCACAAAGCGGTGGAGTGTTTTGAGCTTGGCGTGCAAGTGGTCGGAGCTGATCCGGAGTATATCAGCAAGATCGTAAAAACACTGCTACGAGGTGATATGCAAACCATCACTCAGGCAGCTCGTTTTATTCAGCAATTTCCCTCTGCAAAGGTCGGCAGCAAGGAGCATGAAAACCTGCATTTCCTTTTCAACTGCAAGACCCAGCAGCTGACCAAAGTTATCGATCAAGGCAGAAAAATGGCGGCTGCGAATCGCATGGATTCTGAATCCTATGAAGCCTTTATCAGTATTTTGGTAAAAGAGAATAAAATCGTTCTGGCCGAGGATATCGCATCCAAGTATCAAAGCGCCTTTCCCGAAAAACACAAGGAAAGAAAGCCAGAAACTATTTAG
- a CDS encoding L,D-transpeptidase family protein, whose protein sequence is MKMKDYINFNEVLLIAIGIILLFPLLGNAQDVTYPNYSTAIKTAVTDPTSQLGSMAQFQYFMHTDMMKKLYSLRGYEPIWINFQGRPAPIATELRRLLLVAYRHGLPADMEQVAVKENGATVQKWTYVSRGYWDRRLEDYLRTATVSPKDVIWFELLATEAFLRYTQHIFVGRFDPRKIDEKIILGPRVINDKTYNALNHAVSNPGRLQELMDRFAPESANYKGLMTLLNYYRRVKLAGGWQAIPSPGVQIEPGISHQIIPQIRSRLKLFGYEMGDLNNQVYDEGFGRALRRFQELSDLENDGVIGANVSKVLRYLNVPVEGRIEQLSVNMERLRWLPRKLGDRYVFVNLAMTEFRLHDEKLSAAELEKMKFKTINGKDVRQTPLMIDEIRYVNFNPTWTVPSSIAIKDKLPQLRADAGYLGKHGMKLMRGQTVVDPMTVDFKNIAEDVFASTYTIVQMPDYNNALGVVKFPLVKNNKAIFMHDTNERNLFKTTNRHGSSGCIRLEKPKEFAEYLLADKGYTLAKINGLVPQNAEMPPGKTFSETLKRPMTVYIQYLTTEVGPKGEVRFADDVYGQDEKIKAALLDPKNNGDF, encoded by the coding sequence ATGAAAATGAAAGACTATATCAATTTCAACGAAGTCCTTTTAATCGCAATTGGGATCATTCTTTTGTTCCCATTGCTGGGTAATGCTCAGGATGTCACATATCCCAACTACTCTACAGCAATTAAAACCGCAGTGACGGATCCGACTTCCCAGTTGGGCAGCATGGCTCAGTTTCAATACTTTATGCATACAGATATGATGAAGAAGCTTTATTCTTTGCGTGGTTACGAGCCGATCTGGATTAACTTCCAAGGTCGTCCTGCGCCGATCGCCACAGAGCTTCGTCGCTTGCTTTTAGTGGCTTACCGTCATGGCTTGCCAGCAGATATGGAGCAGGTTGCAGTTAAAGAAAACGGCGCCACAGTTCAAAAGTGGACCTATGTTTCCCGTGGATACTGGGACAGAAGATTAGAAGACTACCTGCGCACAGCGACGGTTTCCCCGAAAGACGTCATCTGGTTTGAGCTTTTGGCAACAGAGGCTTTTTTGCGTTATACGCAGCACATTTTTGTCGGCCGTTTTGATCCAAGAAAAATTGATGAAAAAATCATTCTGGGCCCTCGCGTGATCAACGACAAAACTTACAATGCCCTGAACCATGCTGTCAGTAATCCGGGGCGCTTGCAGGAGTTGATGGATCGTTTTGCTCCGGAGTCAGCGAACTATAAAGGTCTGATGACTTTATTGAACTACTATCGCCGCGTGAAGTTGGCGGGTGGTTGGCAGGCTATTCCGTCACCGGGCGTACAGATCGAGCCGGGCATCAGTCATCAGATTATTCCGCAGATCAGAAGTCGTTTGAAGCTTTTTGGGTATGAAATGGGTGATCTCAATAATCAAGTCTATGATGAGGGTTTTGGTAGAGCCCTGCGCCGATTTCAAGAGTTGAGTGATCTGGAAAATGACGGTGTGATTGGTGCCAACGTTTCAAAAGTTTTGCGCTATTTGAATGTGCCGGTAGAGGGGCGCATCGAGCAACTGTCGGTAAATATGGAGCGTCTGCGCTGGTTGCCGAGGAAATTGGGTGATCGCTATGTATTCGTGAATCTGGCAATGACAGAGTTCCGTCTGCATGACGAGAAGCTTTCTGCGGCAGAACTTGAAAAAATGAAATTCAAAACCATCAACGGTAAGGATGTCCGTCAGACGCCATTGATGATTGATGAAATTCGCTATGTGAATTTCAATCCGACGTGGACTGTGCCAAGCTCCATCGCCATCAAAGACAAGTTGCCGCAACTAAGAGCGGACGCGGGATATCTGGGTAAGCACGGTATGAAACTTATGCGAGGTCAGACGGTCGTAGATCCGATGACAGTGGATTTTAAAAATATCGCAGAGGATGTTTTCGCAAGCACATATACCATTGTACAGATGCCGGACTATAACAATGCCCTGGGTGTTGTTAAGTTTCCTCTCGTTAAAAACAACAAGGCTATTTTCATGCACGACACCAACGAGAGAAATCTGTTTAAGACGACCAACCGTCATGGCAGCTCGGGTTGCATTCGCCTGGAAAAGCCCAAAGAGTTTGCCGAGTACCTTCTGGCTGATAAGGGATATACTTTGGCCAAAATCAACGGCCTGGTTCCACAAAATGCAGAGATGCCTCCGGGGAAAACTTTTTCTGAGACATTGAAGCGCCCGATGACGGTTTATATTCAGTATCTGACGACCGAAGTGGGCCCGAAAGGTGAAGTGCGCTTTGCTGACGACGTATACGGCCAGGATGAAAAAATCAAAGCGGCGCTTTTGGATCCCAAAAACAACGGCGACTTCTAA
- a CDS encoding alpha/beta fold hydrolase, producing the protein MSHKITFRERGQGPILILLHGYGGSIHHWDAVATQLESQYRVIVPNLTHLYLSSDKLFFTVQVEVLAKFIHDNFPQQRVHLAGLSYGGALSWALATQHPHLVDKLALINPMVTDPVKNFLLKELRFFFSIPLNLKSIYVMLSTPMGASFLRKAAHIFRDERSEGPISLDRLKGRKLQLVAHMIHHFAWILRSEDWQYWRKKLFHYRGECRFIFDESDLLFNQDAYRSFAQHIGCEDLVILQGAGHLAIKTKPEVVAQHLLEFLQTTASYQKIAK; encoded by the coding sequence ATGTCTCACAAGATCACTTTCCGCGAACGCGGCCAAGGACCCATTTTGATTCTTCTTCACGGTTACGGAGGAAGTATTCATCATTGGGATGCGGTGGCCACCCAGCTGGAGTCCCAGTATCGAGTGATCGTACCCAATCTGACGCATTTGTATTTGAGCTCCGATAAGCTTTTCTTCACAGTTCAGGTGGAAGTACTGGCAAAGTTTATTCACGACAACTTCCCTCAACAGCGCGTTCATCTGGCCGGATTAAGCTACGGTGGTGCCTTGAGTTGGGCGCTGGCAACGCAACACCCTCATTTGGTGGACAAGCTTGCACTGATCAATCCTATGGTGACGGATCCGGTGAAGAACTTCCTGTTGAAGGAACTTAGATTTTTCTTCTCGATTCCTCTTAATTTAAAAAGCATCTATGTCATGTTGTCGACGCCGATGGGGGCGAGCTTTTTACGGAAGGCCGCACATATTTTCCGCGATGAGAGATCCGAGGGGCCGATCTCATTGGATCGCCTGAAGGGGCGGAAACTGCAATTGGTGGCGCATATGATCCATCATTTTGCGTGGATTTTAAGGTCCGAAGACTGGCAGTACTGGCGCAAGAAACTCTTCCACTATCGCGGGGAGTGCCGGTTTATTTTCGATGAAAGTGATTTGCTTTTTAATCAGGACGCTTACCGAAGCTTCGCACAGCACATTGGGTGTGAGGATCTGGTGATTCTGCAGGGAGCCGGGCATCTGGCTATCAAAACAAAGCCCGAAGTGGTCGCACAGCACTTGCTGGAATTTCTGCAAACCACTGCAAGCTATCAGAAGATCGCTAAATAG